A window of Roseovarius sp. THAF27 contains these coding sequences:
- a CDS encoding phosphomannomutase/phosphoglucomutase has protein sequence MTKPAATVTQNTWEFLRDPMITPTGFREYDARWKYPDEINLPGITALGLGLGTQMRRRGIDPVIAVGNDYRDYSLSIKNALIVGLMQAGIHVKDIGPALSPMAYFSQFHLDVPAVAMVTASHNPNGWTGVKMGFDRPLTHGPDEMGELRDIVLNGEGEPHSGGGYEFVNGVREAYLEDLVGDFRMSRKLRVVCATGNGTASAFAPEMFERLGVEVVPSHNRLDYTFPNYNPNPEAMEMLHDMAASVKESGADFALGFDGDGDRCGVVDDEGEEIFADKMGVIMARDLSKLHPNATFVADVKSTGLFAADPELQKNGVKADYWKTGHSHMKRRVKELGALAGFEKSGHYFLAEPVGRGYDCGMRVAVEICKLMDRNPDMSMSDLRRALPTTWSTPTMSPHCADTEKYDVLERLVQKLVAKFDAGETFAGQPIKEVVTVNGARVILENGSWGLVRASSNTPNLVVVCESATSDEEMRAIFAEIDTVIRTEPSVGEYDQTI, from the coding sequence GTGACCAAGCCTGCCGCCACCGTGACCCAGAACACCTGGGAATTCCTCCGCGACCCGATGATCACGCCCACGGGGTTCCGCGAATACGACGCCCGCTGGAAATACCCCGACGAGATCAATCTGCCCGGAATAACCGCCCTCGGTCTCGGCCTCGGCACCCAGATGCGCCGTCGCGGCATCGATCCGGTGATCGCGGTCGGCAACGACTACCGCGACTATTCGCTCTCGATCAAGAACGCGCTCATCGTCGGCCTGATGCAGGCCGGTATCCACGTCAAGGATATCGGCCCGGCGCTCTCGCCCATGGCCTATTTCTCTCAGTTCCACCTCGACGTGCCTGCCGTCGCCATGGTCACCGCCTCGCATAACCCGAACGGCTGGACCGGGGTCAAGATGGGCTTCGACCGCCCCCTCACCCACGGCCCCGACGAGATGGGAGAGCTGCGCGACATCGTCCTGAATGGCGAAGGCGAGCCTCATTCCGGCGGCGGCTACGAATTCGTCAATGGCGTGCGCGAGGCCTATCTCGAGGACCTCGTCGGCGACTTCCGCATGTCCCGCAAATTGCGCGTCGTCTGCGCCACCGGCAACGGCACCGCCTCGGCCTTCGCGCCCGAGATGTTCGAGCGTCTCGGCGTCGAGGTCGTCCCCTCGCACAACAGGCTCGACTACACCTTCCCCAACTACAATCCCAACCCCGAAGCCATGGAAATGCTGCACGACATGGCCGCCTCGGTGAAAGAGTCGGGCGCCGACTTCGCCCTCGGCTTCGACGGCGACGGCGACCGCTGCGGCGTGGTCGACGACGAGGGTGAAGAGATCTTCGCCGACAAGATGGGCGTCATCATGGCCCGCGACCTCAGCAAGCTGCACCCCAATGCCACCTTCGTGGCCGACGTCAAATCCACCGGGCTTTTCGCCGCCGACCCCGAGTTGCAGAAGAACGGCGTGAAAGCCGACTACTGGAAAACCGGCCACAGCCACATGAAACGGCGGGTCAAGGAACTGGGCGCACTCGCCGGGTTCGAAAAATCCGGTCACTACTTCCTGGCCGAACCCGTGGGCCGCGGCTACGACTGCGGCATGAGGGTGGCTGTGGAAATCTGCAAGCTGATGGACCGCAACCCCGACATGTCCATGTCCGACCTGCGCCGTGCTCTGCCCACCACGTGGTCGACCCCCACCATGTCCCCCCACTGCGCCGACACCGAGAAATACGACGTGCTCGAGCGCCTGGTGCAAAAACTCGTCGCCAAGTTTGATGCCGGCGAAACCTTCGCCGGGCAGCCCATCAAGGAAGTCGTCACCGTCAACGGCGCGCGGGTCATTCTCGAAAACGGCAGCTGGGGGCTGGTGCGCGCATCGTCCAACACCCCCAACCTCGTCGTGGTCTGCGAAAGCGCCACGTCCGACGAGGAAATGCGCGCCATCTTCGCCGAGATCGACACCGTCATCCGCACCGAACCGTCGGTCGGCGAGTACGATCAGACAATCTAG
- the kdsA gene encoding 3-deoxy-8-phosphooctulonate synthase, translating to MKTVEIADLRVGNDAPLTVIAGPCQLESADHAQMIAGQMKEACAAAGAQYVFKASFDKANRTSLSGKRGLGIDDGLKALQSVKDALGVPVLTDIHLPDQCAPVAEVVDILQIPAFLCRQTDLLLAAGATGAAINVKKGQFLAPWDMPNVISKVESTGNTRILLTERGTSFGYNTLVADMRSLPQMAATGYPVVMDATHCVQQPGGKGGSSGGQREFAPVMARAAVSLGIAAVFIETHEAPDTAPSDGPNMIPLDQMPALLQSLMQFDKLAKEHPCRIDPN from the coding sequence ATGAAAACAGTTGAAATCGCAGACCTGCGCGTCGGAAACGACGCGCCGCTCACCGTCATCGCCGGCCCCTGCCAGTTGGAAAGTGCCGATCACGCCCAGATGATCGCGGGCCAGATGAAAGAGGCCTGCGCCGCCGCAGGCGCCCAATACGTCTTCAAGGCGTCCTTCGACAAGGCCAACCGCACGTCCCTGTCAGGTAAGCGCGGCCTCGGCATCGACGACGGCCTCAAGGCGCTCCAATCCGTCAAGGATGCGCTCGGCGTTCCGGTCCTGACCGACATCCACCTGCCCGACCAATGCGCCCCCGTGGCCGAGGTGGTGGATATCCTGCAAATCCCCGCCTTCCTCTGCCGCCAGACCGATCTTCTACTCGCCGCCGGCGCGACCGGCGCCGCGATCAACGTCAAGAAGGGTCAGTTCCTCGCCCCCTGGGACATGCCCAACGTCATCTCCAAGGTGGAGAGCACCGGCAACACCCGCATCCTGCTGACCGAACGCGGCACATCCTTCGGCTACAACACCCTCGTAGCCGACATGCGGTCTCTGCCCCAGATGGCTGCCACCGGCTATCCGGTCGTGATGGACGCCACCCATTGCGTGCAACAGCCCGGCGGCAAGGGCGGCAGTTCCGGCGGCCAGCGCGAGTTCGCCCCCGTCATGGCCCGCGCTGCCGTTTCTCTGGGCATCGCCGCCGTCTTCATCGAGACCCACGAGGCGCCCGACACCGCACCCTCCGATGGCCCAAACATGATCCCGCTGGACCAGATGCCCGCCCTCTTGCAGAGCCTCATGCAATTCGACAAGCTCGCCAAGGAACACCCCTGCCGCATTGATCCAAACTAA
- a CDS encoding capsule biosynthesis protein has translation MTTKPKARKFRIRRTSGGSAHAAAPGPETPAEEVPQTPDTTPQQPPADRADAPRLHEGEVTSAREVSVSQNIDDIRKEGLTGRQLRMARRMAQKHGLAPTSDFDAVRLLRARGIDPFQGSNIVQLVSAGENTQPAQTGDERIQLPQTVPVGQVALPSTELSPADRRAQEIQKIQRDIASRRRKKMLLLISRLAAFVMLPTLIAGYYFYNIATPMYSTKSEFLIITADGSGGGKGGLGGLLPSQFATGQDSIAVQSYLESKDAMLRLNEDVGFKAMFSSDEIDPIQRLDPDATNEEAYKVYQKYVKLGYDPTEGVIRLEVATADPETSREFSEKLIEYAEENVDSLSQEKRFDAVKTAEAALEEAKEERRAAQRRLVELQEGSILDPEGEIANIRQLIGNVELQLQEKQLALNTQLANARPNTARVEALRSEVQVLSRELAKQNARLTEATEERTSLASQAAEIQMAQADLATADLVLQSALETKRQSEIEANKQVRYLTVAVKPVASQDPSYPRKFENTLLAFLIFGGIYLLLSLTASVLKEQVSS, from the coding sequence ATGACTACGAAACCCAAGGCTAGAAAGTTCCGCATCCGCCGCACGTCCGGCGGCAGCGCCCATGCCGCCGCCCCCGGCCCGGAGACCCCCGCCGAGGAGGTCCCGCAGACGCCGGACACCACGCCGCAGCAGCCCCCCGCAGACCGCGCCGACGCGCCCCGCCTGCACGAGGGCGAGGTGACATCCGCCCGAGAGGTTTCGGTGTCTCAGAACATCGATGACATCCGCAAGGAGGGCCTGACCGGGCGGCAACTGCGCATGGCGCGGCGCATGGCCCAGAAACACGGCCTCGCGCCGACATCCGACTTCGACGCGGTCCGCCTGCTGCGGGCCCGTGGCATCGACCCGTTCCAGGGCTCCAATATCGTCCAGCTTGTGTCGGCGGGGGAAAACACCCAGCCGGCCCAGACCGGCGACGAGCGCATCCAACTGCCCCAGACCGTGCCGGTAGGGCAGGTGGCCCTGCCCTCAACCGAGCTCAGTCCGGCCGACCGGCGCGCCCAGGAAATCCAGAAGATCCAGCGCGACATCGCCTCGCGCCGCCGCAAGAAGATGCTGCTGCTCATCTCGCGGCTGGCGGCCTTCGTCATGCTGCCCACGCTGATCGCGGGGTATTATTTCTACAACATTGCCACGCCGATGTACTCGACCAAGTCGGAATTCCTGATCATCACCGCCGACGGCTCGGGCGGTGGCAAGGGGGGCCTCGGCGGCCTTCTGCCCTCGCAATTCGCCACCGGGCAGGATTCCATCGCGGTCCAGTCCTACCTTGAATCCAAGGATGCCATGCTGCGCCTGAACGAGGATGTCGGCTTCAAGGCCATGTTCAGCAGCGACGAGATCGACCCGATCCAGCGGCTCGATCCCGACGCCACCAACGAAGAGGCCTACAAGGTCTATCAGAAATACGTAAAGCTGGGCTATGACCCGACCGAGGGCGTGATCCGGCTGGAGGTCGCCACCGCCGACCCCGAAACCAGCCGCGAGTTCTCTGAAAAGCTGATCGAATATGCCGAGGAAAATGTCGACTCGCTCAGCCAGGAAAAACGTTTCGACGCCGTGAAAACCGCCGAGGCCGCTCTTGAAGAGGCCAAGGAAGAACGCCGCGCGGCCCAGCGCCGGCTCGTCGAGTTGCAGGAAGGCTCGATCCTCGACCCCGAGGGCGAAATCGCCAATATCCGTCAGCTGATCGGCAATGTGGAATTGCAGCTCCAGGAAAAGCAGCTGGCGCTCAACACCCAGCTTGCCAACGCCCGGCCCAACACCGCCCGGGTCGAGGCGCTGCGCTCCGAGGTGCAGGTCCTGTCGCGCGAACTCGCCAAGCAGAACGCCCGCCTGACCGAGGCGACCGAGGAACGCACCTCGCTCGCCAGCCAGGCCGCCGAGATCCAGATGGCGCAGGCCGACCTCGCCACCGCCGACCTCGTGCTGCAATCCGCGCTGGAAACCAAGCGCCAGTCCGAGATCGAGGCGAACAAGCAGGTGCGCTACCTCACGGTCGCGGTCAAACCCGTCGCTTCGCAGGATCCCTCCTATCCGCGCAAGTTCGAGAACACTTTGCTTGCGTTCCTGATCTTCGGCGGTATCTACCTGCTCTTGTCGCTCACCGCGTCGGTCCTCAAGGAACAGGTTTCGTCGTAA
- a CDS encoding ABC transporter ATP-binding protein encodes MLEFDNVSKSFWTGTQRKVILDRVSFRVKLGRSLGILAPNGTGKTTLIKMMAGLEKPDEGEIRRGCRISFPLGFMGGVISRVSARENARYIATLYGLDPDYVEAYCRYVCNLGEYFDQPLGTYSTGMRSRFTFSLMLALDFDMYLIDEGMPSSTDVEFNRRAGDILRERLRTTTVVIVSHQPATLEKFAQEAAVLMDGKLHMFDTLEEAKQLYDYETQG; translated from the coding sequence ATGCTCGAGTTCGACAATGTCAGCAAGTCCTTCTGGACGGGCACGCAGCGCAAGGTGATCCTTGACCGCGTCTCGTTCCGGGTGAAGCTTGGCCGTTCGCTCGGCATCCTCGCGCCCAACGGCACGGGCAAGACCACGCTGATCAAGATGATGGCGGGCCTGGAAAAACCCGACGAGGGCGAGATTCGCCGCGGTTGCCGCATTTCGTTTCCGCTGGGTTTCATGGGCGGTGTCATCAGCCGCGTTTCGGCCCGCGAAAACGCGCGCTACATCGCCACGCTCTACGGGCTCGATCCCGATTACGTCGAGGCGTATTGCCGCTATGTCTGCAATCTGGGCGAATATTTCGACCAGCCGCTCGGCACCTACTCGACGGGCATGAGATCGCGCTTCACCTTTTCGTTGATGCTCGCGCTGGATTTCGACATGTACCTCATCGACGAGGGCATGCCCAGTTCCACCGACGTCGAATTCAACCGGCGCGCGGGCGACATCCTTCGGGAACGACTGCGCACGACCACAGTGGTGATCGTATCGCACCAGCCCGCCACGCTCGAGAAATTCGCGCAGGAGGCCGCCGTCCTGATGGACGGCAAACTGCATATGTTCGACACCTTGGAAGAGGCAAAACAGCTCTATGACTACGAAACCCAAGGCTAG
- a CDS encoding permease encodes MADITAPTLRRRWASLDKAWLAVALILAAVAVLDPPQAWPTVTFTAGALLHTAPFIVFAVLAVAYMKATGAETLLAKAFEGRQVRMIFLAALLGGLSPFCSCEVIPFIAAMLALGAPLGAVMAFWLASPLMDPAMFLITSGTIGWDFAVAKAAAAVGLGLMGGFATMALSRSPLFADPLRENRQTGGCCGAKKPFEGKPVWRFWSDADRTATFRENVIDNGIFLLKWLTLAYVIEAVMLKYIPADAIATVLGGDGIGTILLGALVGAPAYLNGYAAVPLVDALLAQGMSQGAAMSFVIAGGVSCIPAAIAVWALVKPRIFFAYFGFGLTGAVLAGIAWHAVA; translated from the coding sequence ATGGCTGACATCACCGCCCCCACCCTGCGCCGCAGATGGGCCAGCCTCGACAAGGCCTGGCTGGCGGTCGCGCTGATCCTCGCCGCCGTCGCGGTGCTCGACCCGCCGCAGGCCTGGCCCACCGTCACCTTCACCGCCGGCGCGCTCCTGCACACCGCCCCCTTCATCGTCTTCGCCGTCCTCGCCGTGGCTTATATGAAGGCCACCGGGGCCGAGACCCTGCTGGCCAAGGCGTTCGAGGGCCGCCAGGTCCGCATGATTTTCCTCGCGGCCCTCCTGGGCGGCCTCTCGCCCTTCTGCTCGTGCGAGGTCATTCCCTTCATCGCCGCCATGCTGGCGCTCGGCGCGCCGCTTGGGGCCGTGATGGCCTTCTGGCTGGCCTCGCCGCTGATGGACCCGGCCATGTTCCTCATTACCTCCGGCACCATCGGCTGGGATTTCGCTGTGGCCAAGGCCGCCGCGGCGGTGGGCCTCGGCCTCATGGGCGGATTCGCCACCATGGCGCTGTCCCGCTCGCCCCTCTTTGCCGATCCCCTGCGCGAAAACCGCCAAACCGGCGGCTGCTGCGGCGCCAAGAAACCGTTCGAGGGCAAGCCTGTCTGGCGCTTCTGGTCCGACGCCGACCGCACCGCCACCTTCCGCGAGAACGTCATCGACAACGGGATCTTCCTGCTGAAATGGCTGACGCTCGCCTACGTGATCGAGGCGGTGATGCTGAAATACATCCCCGCAGACGCCATCGCCACTGTCCTGGGTGGCGACGGCATCGGCACGATCCTTCTCGGCGCTCTGGTGGGCGCGCCCGCCTACCTCAACGGCTATGCCGCCGTGCCGCTGGTCGACGCCCTGCTGGCCCAGGGCATGAGCCAGGGCGCCGCCATGAGCTTCGTCATCGCCGGCGGCGTCAGCTGCATCCCCGCCGCCATCGCGGTGTGGGCGCTGGTCAAGCCACGTATCTTCTTCGCCTATTTCGGCTTCGGCCTCACCGGCGCCGTGCTCGCCGGCATTGCGTGGCACGCCGTCGCCTGA
- a CDS encoding helix-turn-helix transcriptional regulator, with protein sequence MKQKPIPDLDLALAASTFAALGSEQRLAVLRTLVRAGPEGLRIGELGERAGVTGSTLTHHMKILSQAGLVRQEKQGRSILCAAVAYDELHALADFLLRECCADRDHCAHEDTKDHDHG encoded by the coding sequence ATGAAACAGAAGCCGATTCCCGACCTCGACCTTGCCCTCGCGGCCTCCACCTTTGCGGCACTTGGCTCCGAACAGCGCCTCGCCGTGCTGCGCACCCTCGTGCGCGCCGGCCCCGAGGGCTTGCGAATCGGCGAGTTGGGCGAGCGTGCGGGTGTCACCGGATCCACTCTGACCCATCACATGAAAATCCTGTCACAGGCCGGGCTCGTCCGGCAGGAAAAACAGGGCCGCAGCATCCTCTGCGCCGCCGTCGCCTATGACGAACTGCACGCGCTGGCCGATTTCCTTTTGCGCGAATGCTGCGCCGACAGGGACCACTGCGCCCACGAGGACACCAAGGACCACGATCATGGCTGA
- a CDS encoding aspartate-semialdehyde dehydrogenase: MGYKIVVAGATGNVGREMLNILAERQFPVDEIAVLASRRSIGTEVSFGDKTLKTKDIEGFDFTGWDMALFAIGSEATKKYAPIAAKAGCVVIDNSSLYRYDADVPLIVPEVNADAITGYSKKNIIANPNCSTAQMVVALKPLHDRARIKRVVVSTYQATSGAGKEGVDELWDQTKSIYNPTDEVPPKKFQKQIAFNVIPHIDVFMEDGSTKEEWKMVVETKKIVDPSIKVTATCVRVPVFVGHAESVNIEFEEFLDEDEARDILREAPGIMVVDKREDGGYVTPVECVGDFATFISRIRQDSTIENGINLWCVSDNLRKGAALNAVQIAETLGNRVLQKG, translated from the coding sequence ATGGGTTACAAGATCGTCGTCGCGGGCGCCACGGGCAACGTGGGCCGCGAAATGCTGAACATCCTGGCCGAACGCCAGTTCCCTGTCGACGAGATCGCGGTGCTTGCCAGCCGCCGGTCCATCGGCACAGAGGTCAGCTTTGGCGACAAGACCTTGAAGACCAAGGACATCGAGGGGTTCGATTTCACCGGCTGGGATATGGCGCTCTTTGCCATCGGCTCGGAAGCGACGAAGAAATACGCGCCTATCGCCGCCAAGGCGGGTTGCGTGGTGATCGATAACTCTTCGCTCTATCGCTACGACGCGGACGTGCCGCTGATCGTGCCGGAGGTGAATGCGGACGCGATCACGGGCTATTCCAAGAAGAACATCATCGCGAACCCCAACTGTTCCACCGCGCAAATGGTCGTGGCGCTGAAGCCGCTGCATGACCGCGCCAGGATCAAGCGGGTGGTGGTCAGCACCTACCAGGCGACGTCGGGCGCGGGCAAGGAAGGCGTCGACGAGCTGTGGGATCAGACGAAATCGATCTACAACCCCACGGACGAAGTGCCGCCGAAGAAGTTCCAGAAGCAGATCGCCTTCAACGTCATTCCGCATATCGACGTCTTCATGGAGGATGGTTCCACCAAGGAGGAGTGGAAGATGGTGGTCGAGACTAAGAAGATCGTCGATCCGTCGATCAAGGTCACTGCGACCTGCGTGCGGGTGCCGGTCTTCGTGGGCCACGCGGAGTCGGTGAATATCGAGTTCGAGGAGTTCCTGGACGAGGACGAGGCGCGCGACATCCTGCGCGAGGCGCCGGGGATCATGGTCGTCGACAAGCGCGAGGACGGTGGATACGTGACGCCGGTGGAATGCGTGGGCGATTTCGCCACCTTCATCAGCCGGATCCGGCAGGACAGCACGATCGAGAACGGCATCAACCTTTGGTGCGTCAGCGACAACCTGCGCAAAGGTGCCGCGTTGAACGCGGTGCAGATCGCCGAGACGCTGGGCAACCGGGTGCTGCAGAAGGGCTAA
- a CDS encoding DUF4139 domain-containing protein: MRSLSLIILAALPFPALAEDFALTSDVGAVTLYPQGATITRQVPYSIPAGQHQLILTDLPRSTPLASVRVAVEGAAMGSVTARRDFVPPRTEEETAALQTARAEVERLEDELRDARAAVDTIRLEAEAARARVAFLEKLGEGEGVTALDIAALRDLSAMIGEETLAALRTAQDAERRADAVARSLEDLEDELKRAKQAEAALVPEEEDRAMLAVAVSADAETDGVLTVTYNTDAAGWEPVYDLRLDRKSGALTLERGAYVAQSTGENWQAAELTLSTVRPSEQTAPSEVWPWLRRIYEEPPMQPVPLARSVAESDMAAGAAKEEALAVSPEAIVAAADFDGLSVTYSYPGTVDVATGADRVRLALGTLETQAETVAKAVPLNDPSAFLVAEFTNDTGELILPTAEASFYLDGRFVGQRYLDLIPAGEAAELSFGPIDGLRLLRTVEDRAEGDRGVISKSNRIEETVRIEVENLTGESWPLRVLDRVPVSEQEDLKISWEATPTPAEETVDDKRGVLAWEFELGAGERREIRLSHTIKWPDGMVLR; the protein is encoded by the coding sequence ATGCGTTCGCTTTCCCTGATCATCCTTGCCGCCCTGCCGTTTCCCGCGCTGGCCGAAGATTTCGCCCTGACCAGCGACGTCGGCGCGGTCACGCTGTATCCTCAAGGCGCCACCATTACGCGGCAGGTGCCCTACAGCATCCCGGCGGGGCAGCATCAGCTGATCCTGACGGATTTGCCGCGGTCGACGCCGCTGGCCTCGGTCCGGGTGGCGGTCGAGGGCGCGGCGATGGGCAGCGTGACGGCGCGGCGCGATTTCGTGCCGCCGCGGACAGAGGAAGAGACCGCCGCGTTGCAGACCGCCCGCGCCGAGGTGGAGCGGCTGGAGGACGAGCTGCGCGATGCGCGCGCCGCGGTCGACACGATCCGTCTGGAGGCCGAGGCGGCGCGGGCGCGTGTGGCGTTTCTTGAAAAGCTGGGCGAGGGCGAGGGGGTGACAGCGCTGGACATTGCCGCCCTGCGCGACCTGTCGGCGATGATCGGCGAAGAGACCCTGGCGGCGCTGCGCACGGCCCAGGATGCCGAGCGGCGGGCCGATGCGGTGGCGCGGTCGCTGGAGGATCTGGAAGACGAGCTGAAGCGCGCGAAACAGGCCGAGGCCGCGCTGGTGCCCGAGGAGGAGGACCGCGCGATGCTGGCCGTGGCGGTCAGCGCAGATGCCGAAACGGACGGCGTGCTGACGGTGACCTACAACACCGATGCGGCCGGGTGGGAGCCGGTGTATGATCTGCGGCTGGATCGTAAGAGCGGCGCGTTGACCTTGGAGCGGGGCGCGTATGTTGCGCAGTCCACGGGCGAGAACTGGCAGGCGGCGGAGCTGACCCTGTCGACCGTGCGCCCCAGCGAACAGACCGCGCCCAGTGAGGTCTGGCCGTGGCTGCGCCGGATCTACGAGGAGCCGCCGATGCAGCCCGTGCCGCTCGCGCGCAGCGTTGCGGAGTCCGACATGGCCGCAGGCGCCGCGAAGGAAGAAGCCCTGGCCGTGTCGCCTGAGGCGATCGTCGCTGCGGCGGATTTCGACGGGCTGTCGGTGACCTACAGCTATCCCGGCACGGTCGACGTCGCCACGGGGGCGGACCGGGTGCGCCTGGCGCTGGGCACGCTGGAAACGCAGGCCGAGACCGTCGCCAAGGCGGTGCCGCTGAACGATCCTAGCGCGTTCCTGGTGGCGGAGTTCACCAATGACACGGGCGAACTGATCCTGCCCACTGCCGAGGCGAGTTTTTATCTCGACGGGCGCTTCGTAGGGCAGCGTTACCTTGATCTGATCCCGGCGGGAGAGGCGGCGGAGCTGTCCTTCGGCCCCATCGACGGGTTGCGCCTCTTGCGCACGGTCGAGGACCGGGCCGAGGGAGACCGCGGCGTGATCTCGAAATCGAACCGGATCGAGGAAACGGTGCGCATCGAGGTCGAGAACCTGACCGGAGAGAGCTGGCCGTTGCGGGTGCTGGACCGGGTGCCGGTGTCCGAGCAGGAGGATCTGAAGATCAGCTGGGAGGCGACGCCGACCCCGGCCGAGGAGACGGTCGACGACAAGCGCGGCGTGCTGGCGTGGGAGTTCGAGTTGGGCGCAGGCGAACGCCGGGAGATCCGCCTGAGCCACACGATCAAGTGGCCGGACGGGATGGTGCTGCGCTGA
- a CDS encoding transcriptional regulator has translation MQTHDAKRVEITIEKVMKTRLTKALHDADVTGYTILPVLGGSGRSGEWDREGQIGRADGMVQVVCIIRPERLDNLLEAAFSVVERHIGVVCVTDCQVLRAERF, from the coding sequence ATGCAGACCCATGATGCGAAGCGTGTCGAGATCACCATCGAGAAAGTCATGAAAACCCGCCTGACCAAGGCGCTTCATGACGCAGACGTCACCGGCTATACGATCCTGCCCGTGTTGGGCGGGTCGGGCCGGTCCGGCGAGTGGGACCGCGAAGGTCAGATCGGCCGCGCCGACGGCATGGTACAAGTGGTGTGCATCATCCGCCCCGAACGGCTGGACAACCTGCTCGAGGCCGCGTTTTCCGTGGTCGAGCGGCATATCGGCGTGGTCTGCGTCACCGATTGCCAGGTGCTGCGGGCGGAACGGTTCTAA
- a CDS encoding sodium-dependent bicarbonate transport family permease, producing the protein MMEILALAADNLISPIVLSFVLGLAAALARSDLSVPEAAAKALSIYLLFAIGFKGGVSVADHGIDATLGLTLLAGVILSGLLPFVAYLLLRIVTRMDRLNAAAVAGHYGSISIVTFVAATSVLESRGIGSEGYMVAVAAAMEAPAILSALWLVSRGEKSGRMDAGLWREILLNGSIVLLVGSFLIGWVTGPEGLEEISSFIVAPFKGVLCLFLLDMGLVAGRGMAKGRHDIGLGGLVFGLVMPMVGSLFGLGAALLLGLSTGGVVLLMVLAASASYIAVPAAMRVALPEANPSIYLTLSLGVTFPFNLVLGIPLYVAIARAATGG; encoded by the coding sequence ATGATGGAGATACTCGCCCTGGCCGCCGACAACCTGATCTCGCCGATCGTGTTGTCCTTCGTGCTCGGCCTGGCCGCCGCGCTTGCGCGATCGGACCTTTCTGTGCCCGAGGCCGCGGCAAAGGCCCTGTCGATCTACCTGCTTTTCGCCATCGGGTTCAAAGGCGGGGTCAGCGTGGCCGATCACGGCATCGACGCCACGCTGGGTCTGACGCTTCTGGCCGGCGTGATCCTCTCCGGCCTCCTGCCCTTCGTGGCCTACCTTCTGCTACGCATCGTCACCCGGATGGACCGCCTGAACGCCGCCGCCGTCGCGGGGCATTACGGCTCGATCTCCATCGTCACCTTCGTCGCCGCCACCTCCGTACTGGAAAGCCGCGGTATCGGGTCCGAGGGCTACATGGTGGCCGTCGCCGCCGCGATGGAGGCGCCGGCCATCCTGTCGGCCCTCTGGCTGGTGTCGCGGGGCGAGAAATCGGGCCGCATGGATGCCGGCCTCTGGCGCGAGATCCTTCTGAATGGCTCGATCGTCCTGCTGGTCGGCAGCTTTCTCATCGGGTGGGTGACCGGCCCCGAGGGCCTTGAGGAAATCAGCAGCTTCATCGTCGCCCCCTTCAAGGGCGTGCTCTGCCTCTTTCTTCTGGACATGGGCCTCGTCGCCGGGCGTGGCATGGCCAAGGGCCGCCATGACATCGGCCTTGGCGGTCTTGTCTTCGGCCTCGTCATGCCCATGGTCGGCAGTCTCTTCGGCCTCGGCGCCGCGCTGCTTCTGGGCCTGTCGACCGGGGGCGTGGTCCTGCTGATGGTGCTCGCGGCCTCGGCCAGCTATATCGCCGTGCCCGCCGCCATGCGCGTCGCCCTGCCCGAGGCGAACCCCTCGATCTATCTCACGCTGTCGCTCGGCGTGACCTTCCCCTTCAACCTTGTGCTGGGCATCCCGCTTTACGTGGCCATCGCCCGCGCCGCGACAGGAGGCTGA
- a CDS encoding carbonic anhydrase — protein MKRVRPLPSYLVQRYKGWKATKYQDNQAWYRHLAQEGQHPRAMIICCCDSRVHVTAIFGADQGEFFLHRNIANLVPPFTPDGQQHGTSAAVEYAVTALKVAHVIVLGHSNCGGVRGCDAMCSGDAPELNDKTSFVGRWMDILRPGYERVKKIKDTEERVAALEKQAVLVSLENLVTFPFVAAAIESGHLTLHGLWHDIGEGEIEHYVPEEGGFVTV, from the coding sequence ATGAAAAGAGTCCGCCCGCTCCCCAGCTACCTCGTGCAACGCTACAAGGGCTGGAAGGCCACGAAATATCAGGACAACCAGGCCTGGTACCGTCACCTGGCGCAAGAGGGCCAGCACCCCCGCGCAATGATCATCTGCTGCTGCGACAGCCGCGTGCATGTCACCGCGATCTTCGGCGCCGACCAGGGCGAATTCTTCCTGCACCGCAACATCGCCAACCTGGTGCCGCCCTTCACCCCCGACGGCCAGCAGCACGGCACCTCGGCAGCGGTGGAATACGCCGTCACCGCGCTCAAGGTGGCCCACGTGATCGTGCTGGGCCATTCCAACTGCGGCGGCGTGCGCGGCTGCGACGCGATGTGCTCGGGCGACGCGCCCGAACTCAACGACAAGACCAGCTTCGTGGGCCGCTGGATGGATATCCTGCGCCCCGGCTACGAACGGGTGAAAAAGATCAAGGACACCGAAGAACGCGTCGCGGCTCTTGAAAAGCAGGCCGTTCTCGTCAGTCTTGAAAACCTCGTGACATTTCCCTTCGTGGCCGCGGCCATCGAGAGCGGCCACCTCACCCTGCACGGCCTCTGGCACGACATCGGCGAGGGCGAGATCGAACATTACGTGCCCGAAGAAGGCGGGTTCGTCACGGTCTGA